The following are encoded in a window of Spea bombifrons isolate aSpeBom1 chromosome 2, aSpeBom1.2.pri, whole genome shotgun sequence genomic DNA:
- the LOC128475381 gene encoding sarcolipin-like gives MERSTQELFLNFMIVLITVLLMWVLVKSYQS, from the coding sequence ATGGAGCGATCAACACAGGAGCTCTTCCTCAACTTCATGATTGTCTTAATCACCGTTCTGCTTATGTGGGTCCTAGTGAAATCCTATCAAAGCTAA